A stretch of the Lolium perenne isolate Kyuss_39 chromosome 3, Kyuss_2.0, whole genome shotgun sequence genome encodes the following:
- the LOC127323500 gene encoding mitochondrial uncoupling protein 1 isoform X2: MTTASSFAAVFISSAIASCFAELCTIPLDTAKVRLQLQKKTAAGPTPTGGMLGTMMSIAREEGITALWKGIVPGLHRQCIYGGLRVGLYEPVKTLFVFVGEATLLNKIFAALTTGVIAISVANPTDLVKVRLQADGKSTAGKRHYSGALNAYATIIKQEGIRALWTGLGPNMARNALINAAELASYDQFKQMFLSLPGFTDNVYTHLLAGLGAGIFAVCIGSPLDVGVAAFYKGFVANFCRVGSWNVIMFLTMEQVRRFFL; the protein is encoded by the exons ATGACGACGGCCTCTTCCTTTGCCGCCGTCTTCATCAGCAGCGCCATCGCCTCCTGCTTCGCTGAG CTGTGCACCATTCCTCTCGACACAGCCAAGGTGCGGCTTCAGCTGCAAAAGAAAACGGCTGCTGGGCCTACACCTACAGGGGGGATGCTGGGCACAATGATGTCGATCGCAAGGGAGGAAGGCATCACCGCTCTTTGGAAGGGCATCGTCCCTGGCCTTCACCGACAGTGCATCTATGGTGGCCTCCGCGTCGGCTTGTATGAGCCT GTCAAAACCTTATTTGTGTTTGTAGGCGaagccactttattgaacaagatTTTTGCTGCTCTTACCACTG GTGTCATAGCAATTTCTGTTGCAAACCCAACTGATCTTGTCAAAGTGAGATTGCAAGCTGATGGAAAATCTACTGCTGGCAAGAGACACTATTCTGGAGCCCTTAATGCGTATGCCACCATAATCAAACAG GAAGGTATTAGAGCTTTGTGGACTGGCCTTGGTCCAAATATGGCACGCAATGCTTTAATTAATGCTGCTGAGTTGGCCAGCTATGATCAATTTAAACAG ATGTTTCTAAGTCTTCCTGGTTTTACCGATAATGTTTATACCCATCTTCTAGCTGGACTTGGTGCCGGTATTTTTGCTGTTTGCATTGGATCTCCACTGGATGTG GGAGTTGCTGCTTTCTATAAGGGGTTTGTAGCAAACTTTTGTCGAGTTGGGTCATGGAATGTGATAATGTTCTTAACTATGGAACAG GTTAGAAGATTTTTTTTGTAA
- the LOC127323500 gene encoding mitochondrial uncoupling protein 1 isoform X3, with translation MTTASSFAAVFISSAIASCFAELCTIPLDTAKVRLQLQKKTAAGPTPTGGMLGTMMSIAREEGITALWKGIVPGLHRQCIYGGLRVGLYEPVKTLFVFVGEATLLNKIFAALTTGVIAISVANPTDLVKVRLQADGKSTAGKRHYSGALNAYATIIKQEGIRALWTGLGPNMARNALINAAELASYDQFKQMFLSLPGFTDNVYTHLLAGLGAGIFAVCIGSPLDVSHM, from the exons ATGACGACGGCCTCTTCCTTTGCCGCCGTCTTCATCAGCAGCGCCATCGCCTCCTGCTTCGCTGAG CTGTGCACCATTCCTCTCGACACAGCCAAGGTGCGGCTTCAGCTGCAAAAGAAAACGGCTGCTGGGCCTACACCTACAGGGGGGATGCTGGGCACAATGATGTCGATCGCAAGGGAGGAAGGCATCACCGCTCTTTGGAAGGGCATCGTCCCTGGCCTTCACCGACAGTGCATCTATGGTGGCCTCCGCGTCGGCTTGTATGAGCCT GTCAAAACCTTATTTGTGTTTGTAGGCGaagccactttattgaacaagatTTTTGCTGCTCTTACCACTG GTGTCATAGCAATTTCTGTTGCAAACCCAACTGATCTTGTCAAAGTGAGATTGCAAGCTGATGGAAAATCTACTGCTGGCAAGAGACACTATTCTGGAGCCCTTAATGCGTATGCCACCATAATCAAACAG GAAGGTATTAGAGCTTTGTGGACTGGCCTTGGTCCAAATATGGCACGCAATGCTTTAATTAATGCTGCTGAGTTGGCCAGCTATGATCAATTTAAACAG ATGTTTCTAAGTCTTCCTGGTTTTACCGATAATGTTTATACCCATCTTCTAGCTGGACTTGGTGCCGGTATTTTTGCTGTTTGCATTGGATCTCCACTGGATGTG AGTCATATGTAG
- the LOC127323500 gene encoding mitochondrial uncoupling protein 1 isoform X1, with product MTTASSFAAVFISSAIASCFAELCTIPLDTAKVRLQLQKKTAAGPTPTGGMLGTMMSIAREEGITALWKGIVPGLHRQCIYGGLRVGLYEPVKTLFVFVGEATLLNKIFAALTTGVIAISVANPTDLVKVRLQADGKSTAGKRHYSGALNAYATIIKQEGIRALWTGLGPNMARNALINAAELASYDQFKQMFLSLPGFTDNVYTHLLAGLGAGIFAVCIGSPLDVMKSRMMGDSSYRSTIDCFTKTLKNDGVAAFYKGFVANFCRVGSWNVIMFLTMEQVRRFFL from the exons ATGACGACGGCCTCTTCCTTTGCCGCCGTCTTCATCAGCAGCGCCATCGCCTCCTGCTTCGCTGAG CTGTGCACCATTCCTCTCGACACAGCCAAGGTGCGGCTTCAGCTGCAAAAGAAAACGGCTGCTGGGCCTACACCTACAGGGGGGATGCTGGGCACAATGATGTCGATCGCAAGGGAGGAAGGCATCACCGCTCTTTGGAAGGGCATCGTCCCTGGCCTTCACCGACAGTGCATCTATGGTGGCCTCCGCGTCGGCTTGTATGAGCCT GTCAAAACCTTATTTGTGTTTGTAGGCGaagccactttattgaacaagatTTTTGCTGCTCTTACCACTG GTGTCATAGCAATTTCTGTTGCAAACCCAACTGATCTTGTCAAAGTGAGATTGCAAGCTGATGGAAAATCTACTGCTGGCAAGAGACACTATTCTGGAGCCCTTAATGCGTATGCCACCATAATCAAACAG GAAGGTATTAGAGCTTTGTGGACTGGCCTTGGTCCAAATATGGCACGCAATGCTTTAATTAATGCTGCTGAGTTGGCCAGCTATGATCAATTTAAACAG ATGTTTCTAAGTCTTCCTGGTTTTACCGATAATGTTTATACCCATCTTCTAGCTGGACTTGGTGCCGGTATTTTTGCTGTTTGCATTGGATCTCCACTGGATGTG ATGAAATCAAGAATGATGGGTGATTCATCATACAGAAGTACAATTGATTGTTTCACCAAGACGTTGAAGAATGAT GGAGTTGCTGCTTTCTATAAGGGGTTTGTAGCAAACTTTTGTCGAGTTGGGTCATGGAATGTGATAATGTTCTTAACTATGGAACAG GTTAGAAGATTTTTTTTGTAA